One Bombus terrestris chromosome 15, iyBomTerr1.2, whole genome shotgun sequence genomic window, ttgtaaaatCATAGCAAAgtatttatcaatattattgtcaAAAAATTCATTATAGTAAGAAACTGACCTCCGTGTAACATAGTAGCAAAAATTCAAGGCCTGTAATTGTTATTAACATTACTTAAAATAACAGCCTTATCTTTTTATTGTTAGAGACCTTATTGCTGGATATGTATAAGAATGTGTGCTGGTTATAAAATCGTTGAATAGGGTGATCTATATATTaacaaaacagaaaaataattacCAATTTCAGTCCAATACAAATTTCTGATATTACAACAAAAATATGAGATCTTTGATAagtttatgtatgtatgtacgtaagTATATATACGTCGCTCATCATTTAAtaccacttaataaaattttattaaaaaatgtaaatttttatcttttataaataatgataaaaaggATAACATTTCTCTAGAATTGATACTTAatcaataatacaaattttattgtacaattaaatattatagaaatgttCAAATTGTAAATTTCGTTTGCAAAAAAATACGAGATATTCCAACAGTGGTAGTACAATTAGGtcatttttcttgaaaatgtaGCCTTACATGCAAGAATCTTATTctgttcttttaatttatttttatatgagaAATTACTTCCTGTCCGGTTATACCACGATTGCTGGAGCACCCTGTACTTCATGacaataaattaacaataaacaTAGATTCTgtgttttaattttatacttagtagaaaataaaatattttattcatacaatattttaaagGTGATGCTGTATACTAGACTCTATCTTTATTAAATTACTTACACATAAGATCTTAAACGCTTTCTGTAGGACTCTGAAATTCGGAAAGTGCATGTATCGGGTTTTGCACCTTTTTCTGTGAACCTTTACGTACTTTTGCCCTGACTTCTTCTGGTCTTTCAGGACGTACCAATGGTTTCTTTTCTGGTGCTTTCATTTTCCATACAACAATTGGAGACTGTATAAACAGAACAAATATCAATTACGAATGTATAAGGAAGATAATAATTATAGTTTCTCCGATGTTTAAaacagtaaatatatatttgttacatagATACTTACATACTACAAAATCCAATAGTTAGTCAGTAAGAAAGttttaacattaatattaattaaatatatgaatCGTATATATGTAATTCACTTGTTTAGAACGTAAAATACAGAAATCAAGGAAGTAATTTTAATGTGTGAAAGGTACTTACAGTTACTGTAGATTGTCGAGGATATTTGGTTGAAGCAACATACGAAGCCTTAACAGTTAGTACAACTGCATTCATTAGATTTTTAGCTGCCTGAATGAGAGAAGTTGCACTATCAAGTCCAGATACAATTAATTCTCCACTAATATTTTGTACGTCTGCTTTAACTTTGCTTGTAATATTCATTTGATGACAATATAATGCTATGCGTTGTAAGTATGCTAACAGATCTTTTTTAGTAGAACTTTCTGGACACTGATCTGCTATTTGTCTCGTTAATTTATCTAATTTAGTCCCGGCTTCAGAAATTTTCTTTGCAGCGTTGATAACATCCATAGTTGTCTTTAACGGTCCACGACCTCTAGTGAAATCAGTCATTTCCATCATGATCATACACATGTGCTTTGCAAGAACAATAATATCGTTCCCTGCATCGTCCCACTTGGCAACTTCTTTATCGAACTTTAGTTTCTCACTCTTGAAGTATTCTACTTGCTGTAAGATTTTTTGTTTATCTTCTTCTGGCATTTTACGCATAGCTTCACGAGCCGTAGTAATTCCGCTAATTTCTGGATATTCATCAACACCATGTTCACCAGTTTGAGCACTCGATTTACTACGAGTTTCTAATGTATAATGTTCATCAAGTTCCACGTCTTCTGGATCCAAATCCTCATCCGCCTAAAATATAGCATATATAAATAAAGCGAATATAGTAATAAAGATACAAACTAGAAGTTTATACTGCATTTTCTTACTCTGTTCATCAATACGGCGCGTCTAATTTCACGAACACCGTCATAAACCAATCTCGAAGCATctataaaatcattttcatcCACATCTTTAGCAGGATTACTACCCAATGCATCTACCGCGACTTCTACTCTCTGTGCAAATTTTGGCATAACTTGTTCCCTTAAAACTTTCACGGCTTCTAAAACTCGTTTCGTATAGATACAAGGCTCATAATTATCCATTTCTGCTTGAACAACGTTACACACTCTGGCAGATCGTCCACGGATTGCACCCGCGGTTCTATCTAAAGTATCAGCATCACCTTCTTGTAATGCTAATACACATTTATTTACGTCTTCCAAGATATGATTTTCAGATACAGCTAAGAAATCATCAATGGTAGTAATATCATCGACAGCTTCTGTTAATACTCTTACTTGATTCTCCCATGCTTGCCGAAATACTTCCATGTTATCTAACGCTACTTTAGATCGATTACGAGCTGCAAGAACACGGGCTGCATTGATTACTTGTGGACACAGGTTCCCAATTTGTGCTGCTGCATATCGAACCATTTTTACACCATCTTCGTTTCCGGACATACTACATACTAAATTGGCAACCTGAATAGTCAATATCATATTAaagttattataataaaattaatattttagatatatatagTTTAATAATATACCTCAACTAGCTTATTGGCATGCTCTGTAAAAACAAGTGCATATTCTTCCACTTCTTTATCACGACCATTTCTTGCAGCTTCAATGAGGACCAATAAAGGTACACTTGTTTCCAAAAAACTATCAGATACATGATCTACTACGGCTTTTCGTAATTGTCTACGAAGATCGCGAGTTTTTCTGCACATATGATCAATTGCTCTCTCTAAACCTTCGGATTGTTCCTTGACACCCATCTGTTAAAATACatgtacaattaaaaatataaacaataaaaataaatgttttatgaGCATTCAAGTAAGATCTAAGCTATTTCTTTACTAATAGCATTAAAGTGTAAGATAGAAcactttttttaataattgttaaaagGATAAATGATGATTAGCTAagagattattttattttattatttagaagATGTATTTTTTCAATgcaagtattttaatatatatatacatatatcttacaaatTAACATACTAGTTATGAAAATTATACttctatttaatttaatgaaaataaatctttCTCAAAAGAAGCTATGTACATAagcaaacataaaaaaataatatagtataataatataccATAGTACattgtattatgatataaagAAAGCAATGATTTGCTTCATTGTGAAAAGAatcttgtaaataaaaaatatatgtgtatacagttaaaatcaatttaaaaataattttatatctatttaattttacattgcAAATCTTAAGTTATGTCTGAACTATAAACTATTTGTCtacactattttatttatttaatttctatgaatatataattatattacatttggtgcttttcttgtattttatatatctacataatatatacaattgTGCAATTTAGAGGATAACTGCAAAATGTATATTgagttattaaaaattatttgattagtgcttattgttaaataatatataaatcatgTGTAGAAaagtacaatattttaataacataaaaactTCTTGcttaatttgtaaattatacgcaagaataataagaaaacaCAAGATTTTCATATTTACCCGTTTCCCACCCCGAGCAAGCTGTAACTGCAgtcatcaaaaataaaaaacaaatgagTAAAATGAACATACCAATCATACATAAATCAAttgtgataaataataatatatttatttatgtgttTTAAATGTGTTTctgaatatatttgtttttgtatatatttacttataaatGCATCATATAACGAATGTATCATTACGTATTGTACGTTTAAATGCTATATGTTACAGAGTAAGATAcaaactaaaataaattatataaagtaaatataatattaaatttctctaCATCGctgcaattattaaaatttatttaacacgttgacgccggTGCCGATATTCATGGTTTTCTCCGTGGGACGGCGCCCGAATTCACTATCTGCTTCGTGAGGCGGCGCTGGGTTACTACCCATTTTGTGAAATACATGTGTGACCCATCGCCGTCCCTCAGGACAGACACGCGTGACCCACCGATGGGGCACGGCGCCTTACGGAATAGATACGTGCGACCCGCCGATGGGCCGCGCTGGCGTTAATGTGTTAAATATGTGTTATTGTATGTATACATAACTTATATACATACGAAGTATATGTTTTAGTCATGGAAGTACAAAAATCCACAAAGTACTTACATTATTCATATATTCACTCAACAAATCCTGAAGTGCTTGCCTAACTGCATTACATTCTGCAACAATGCGTTCTCTGCGTTCATCTCGAGTGCATGAAGAATCCGCCATCAATGCAGCACCACTGATGATACTTTCCAACCTTTCCTCAAGACTAGGTCTTGTACGTACTTCATTATATGCAAGTGGAGACATTACCATTCTTTCATCAAAATCATCTAATGCAGCAGCTAATTCTCCAGGTCCTTCATAAGGATGTTGGCTATCAACTGGAGTCTTTCCTTGTGCTACGTCATTAATGGTATTTACAGCTTCACATACTTGCTTCAAAACATAATCACGGTTTGCTTTTGCTGCAGCTAGTTCCGGATGTCGAACATAAACTTTGGAGGCAGTAAGAAGCATAGTAGAATGCTTTTTAAGAACAGCTCTTGCTGCAGCTAAGTCATCTCTTAATTGAGGATCTTTTAACTCTTGCTGACGTTTTGCAGCTTGATTCATAAGTTCTGATGCATTTCTTCCAAATTGTTTTATGTTTTCTAATAATTCTCCTTGTGAAGatgcatttttcaatttttttaaatcatctTCTACCACATGAAGTGATTTCAGCAACAAATGCACATCAACCATGTCTGCTAAAATAAGCAAACGTGTTACTGCAGATAACAAGTTCCTTGCTGCACGAACCATGTTCCCTCTTTTTAAAGAAGAACAGGGATCTTCAGAAAACTCtctgtaattaattaacaataacgttaaaatttaattaacattctCTGTATATACtaggaaaatataaaacaaatatagtACCTAGCAGCAATGCTCATTGCAGCACCTGTCTTTTTTACTTCCTCAACAGCACTTAACATTTCTGCAGTAATGTCAGGATTTTCATAAGCTATTTGTTCACCTTTCTCAATAAAATTGCTAGTTGCTTTCTCAACAGTTCCAACTAAAGCACTAGCTCTTTttgattttcctttctttttcttgctaGGACCCTTTGTATTTACAAGCGTAGTAACTTGTAGAACCAAGGGTTCCAATGTTTTTTCTACAGACATGGTACGGATCTCCAAATTCTTGGGATCCCATTTCAAAGTTATTGGACCAAAGTGATCAGacatttttgttatttcaaataaattaattctgtAAACCAGAATAATAATACacaaatacataattaataatagtataatacaacATTACCTGTGCTCTTATAATATAGTACagataatttatcaaattaaccttttttcttatcaattatttttttattatcattatatttgtgacatttatttaatatgtaatactaatagaataaaattccaCCTTTCCACTTACTTATCTATAAAACGAAAGCGACTAGACGATATAACTTTGATtagaagatataaatatttgaaaaaatcagGGTGCGTCAGGTCTGATTATTCACAAAAGATTCacacatagaaaatatttagtatGAGATACACTACTGCTTTGTGTTCTGGCCACAGTTCGGGGCCGAATCTGGCCAGAATGCAAGGGAGGGTCTATACCAGGAATTCTGCCTCGGCGTGAAATAGATGGATAGAGTGAGAGTGAGTCAGTGGCGGTACTGGCGGTTACATTTGTTTATGTTAGATACATATTGCAAGAACTCTCACTGTACGAAAGCAGTTTTAAGTAATGGTGAAGATAGCGTACAATATAAGGCAGAATTCCTACTCACGATACAATGCATTAACTGTAACAATTTTCTTACCTTCATGAAAAATTTACagttgaaaataaaatgtatagatCGTTAATAAAATCCACGTAAATTAACACGTTTGTTTGAAAAATCAGTCACATTGGAAATCAAAATTTCAACACAAACAATCCCATATCACTTCGATGTATCACCTATTTGCCATCTACTCTTCATTCATGACGTCATTATTTCCGCTGAAGTTAGAAAATGAACGACACCTCCAGAGAACCGGTCTACGCCCGAAGCTCGAAACACGAATGCTAAAGCGATgcttatatgtacatatacatacatatatgtatatgtgcatgCAACTTGCCGTGAGAATACAGTAGCCAATCaaagaatatcttttttaaagttTCACAGAGTTATATATCGTCAGATTATTTCATTGGTGATTGTATCTATCCTTATCATATTCACTATATATTCATATAAGTCGTTTTGTTACGTGTGTTTGTATGATATACACTCTGAAATACAGATATTTGAATCTTAATTAGAAAGGTGAATTGAATCTTatagaaattttgaataattttcttacAGATACTTTAATGAAATGATTACAGATATTGTTGTTTTAAGCGATTCAAACGAATCTTCTTTATCCGTTCAATCGAATTCGAATAGTAGATCTTTATCTCCTAATTATAATTCAAGTGATCTTGAATTTCCTGCAATAAATTTTCATCATATTATTAACGAAGACGATGTAAGTAAATCACGAAATATTGATATTACAAGCTGTTCATCTAATTTTAACACAAATGATTCATCATATCAGACTGATGATAAACATACTGCCAATAgcaaaaatttcaaacaatataaTGTTAGAAAATTTTCGTACAATGTTTCTAATTCATCTGACTCAGATGAAAAGAGTAGCAATACAGAAAGACAAAGGAAAGGTAAAGGTActataagaaagaaaagtagAATTGAactaaatgaagaaaaattaaaaaaacaagaGCGCTTAATGAGAGAAAAAGCACTGAAAGCAATTGCAGTTAAAAAATCAAAAGATATAAAACCTGGTGAATGTATGAAATTTATAGAAGTTGTTCTTGAcaacgatattaaaaatgttgttcctattacagatataaTAGATACATTGAGAAATGCTGGTGTAAAATATACTGTTAAAAcagaatttatttcaaatagcaTTACATGGAAAAGAAGTATTGAAAATAGCTATATTGATGACAccaataaaatatgtacagtaACTGATGTTGAAAAAATTGGTCAAATATTGATAATTTGGAATTGGGATGAGGCAGTAATAAAAGTAACAGATGGTAGCTTTTGTACATCTATCTCTAGCATTAAATCTTCGTTACCAGATTACAAAATAACACTCGTAATTTTTGGAATAGAGGATTATTTTGCATGTAGAGAACAAAGAAGAAATTCAAAGGAAAGTAGAACAAGAAAAAAAACCTACATCGAAAAGTATCATCAAATGTCTACATATCCTCACAAAATATCAAGGAAACATCTTGAAACATGTCtcaatgaaatacaaattatttcagATTGTAGCAGTAGATTAATTAACAACTCTCAAGATTTAGCATTAATGATATATCAATATACGAAAGCTATAGCAGAGATACCACATAAatcagaaaagaataaaaatttaacaaataaatttgattGGTATGTAATGGGAGATAATAGAAACACTGTTAAAGTAGATAAAAGTGGAAATGGATTGAAAAGATTATGGCAACAGCAGCTTTGTCAATTTAATTTGAGCAGTCTTGAAATTGCAGAAGCAATTTGTTCTGTGTATCCAAGCCCTGCAAATTTGATAGAAGTAAATATTGATATATACCAAAGATATGAATTATTTCCttttcctatctttcttttccttttttccaggCTTATATGAACTGTACAGATACTGAAGGAGTAAATTTGTTGAAAGATATTCCggtaaataaaaaacatttattacaaTGCTTTAAATAAGATGAGCTTTCAAAAAAATAATATCTATACAATAAATTAAAGACTGATTATAGTTTAGTACTGTTATTTTTACTTACActtcataaatatatttttaacactTTACAGATTAGAAGAGCAGCTGGACCTCTTACAACTGTACGTAAAGTTGGCCCAGAATTAAGTAAAAAAGTCTATTTAATGTTCTCATCTAAAAATGGTGAAAATGTATTAagttgaattatatttttaacaaagtTCAAGAAATGtacaaatagaaatattatagttAGCAGATGGTTCTTTGTTATTCTATTTCCATTCATCTAATGTCCaactgaaaaataataataaattaactattttataataatatagtttTCTACTTATTTCATGAATACAAAAAACTAGGAAATTATTCGTACCTATATATTGTacaaatgaataatattaaGTACATATAAAAgctttaataactttttatgtattaattatttaaaaatctagCGCACAATTTGACTGAATGCAAAAACACAACTGAATGACAAAAACTGTTTTATAGTTATACAGATACATtccttaaatttatttatttagtctAATTTTGCGCTAGATATTTTTGGATATCTTAtatgatatgaaatataacatttttactATACCAAAGGTATATACAATACATTTGTTTACGGCAAATTCAACTATGATAGTCGgttaataaaagtaattttctaacatttttacaagtatttattaaacataagatatctaaaaatttgttataaaaagaaaaaagattcaaACCACCTCATATCAACTTTTTCTACTATCTtacagtaaaaaatatataaatgattaAATGCAATCTAAACGAAATTGTTTGTAAATATTCAATATAACTTCcactaaattattattaactgtATACAGACTAATATTACATAACTCTCACATGAAATTTTTTACACGCATTCCTCATACATTTGATTCTCACTGTTTAATGTTACAAATAGcttttagaaaaaaaatatatgatataggTTTGTTTGACGATTGGTTTAATCGGGAGTGTAAACTTCAGAtgctttgataaaaatttcacacatttacgtgtatatatatatatatgcatatcaagatatattataattgttattattactaaattttttgaaatttgaaataactttaaaaattgaataaaaaaaggaaagttaattttttgttttcaaaCTCTCTTTTGAAAGTGtcatatattgtaaatattacaagataaatcgtaataaaatataaaatactgcaTGCGCAAAGTGATTAAAACTTCGGGTTGAAAATTTAGattctaaattaataaagtttaaGTGTAGTATATTTAACATTAGTTAAGAATATTGATACTTTTTAATCTCTTCTTCTGTTAACATGCATTCTATTAAATGAATGATAGGATGTTGACTgatgaatattttttactatatGTATGTGCTaataatacacatatatattttttttatgaatacaatacaaaaatttgttagaaaCTTTTTCATTCCaatttaaaaacatataaactacaatgaatattaaaaatgcatGTTGACAGTTTTCAATCTTGTTTCAGTGAAccattaatgaaaattataatttcataacaatgatgatgatgatgataataataataataatgagatattattttaagtaaattatgCATTATTAGCTTGATGTTTTTTTCTAATATCATTAACATTATGAAtgatttattcaataatattgatttaaacaatttaatttttttgttaaaGAATACTACTAATAATtgaagattaatatttttttcatgccttatcaattttttgaattttataaaaaaatcttaaaattataatttgtgttacaataaaaaatattgataatgaAACATTTTAACATATAAATGGAAGTCGGTTGCGTGTAAAAATAATGGAATAAAAACTACGATAATAGTTTATGAAGTTGGCTTCCTATTCTACACTGTATCTTTAACATATTATTTAGCaatcaaaataataatttgttgtttatttaaaataaaatgtggatatatatatatatatattgaataatatGTCGAAAAAGGTAATTCTTTTTACTCAAACTTAaatttttactataatatagtatgAAACAAATCATTCATGTCTGAAATACATGCTTTAATATTAacataagataaaaatattgtaatcttAAATTGATAACATTATAAACGTTTGCAAAAGgcaattaaaataaatccaATTTTTTATCCATACAAAGTTGCTTGATATCGAATAATCgttgatttatgaaatttaatatatttattatcaatgaatttttatacttaaaatatatgtgtacgaatatttatgttccaatattatattaaatcaaaGCAACTGGAGTATAAAGGTAATAAGAAGGATTTAGTCTTTTCTGtttatgaatttttagaatGAATTGTATACACTTTAAATAGGTTTCAATATCTTAAATTTGGAAACAATTATGTTcaacaaaattgaaaaaacaaaagttaaaaatataaaagaataggAAGCCAAACAATAATGCTTTTGTAAAATAACAGTATgtaatttattatctttatactcagctaaaatcaattttaattccaccataatttataattcactCGCACACACATTCAAGCATTTGGCAGGCAAGAAATTAGGAGAATCTAATTGAAGGTTAAGGTCATCATATCACCAATAGGATTTGAAGTTGTATTAGGTccttttaaaatatcatttatatctCTTCTAAACAATGATAAATTTTGTGTAAAcctgagaaaagaaaaatacatacataaacgTGGATAAATGTCTATatataatttcgtattttttgttttttaattcctCTTACCTATCTCTATTTTTTGTGAGTAAGTTTCTTTCGATTCCTTccattaaatgttcaaaccagTGTGCCATTGTTGTTTGTTTATCAACTGGTTGActtctaataatattttctcGTAACTGATTGAAATActgtaacaataaatatttagtttcggtgtaaaattataaaatttttgtgaTGTCttaacataatttttataatgaaaaatacCTACTTCTTCATTTAAAAGAATTAATCCCAAGAGAGGACGCGACATACTCCACTGATTTCTACAATCTTCAAACATTATCACATTTAAGACAGTACTTAACATTTGTTGAAGAATTTCAGGATGTTGCTTTAAAACTTGCAAGAATAAGTCTCCACCTCCTGGAACTACCGTATTTTTCCTGCCTGGGTAACCCCCTAACAAAATGAGTACATGTATTCAAATACATTAATGTAGATATATAAgctaaataatagtaaatagtaGTAGATACATAAGATAAATACCTTTTTGatataattgtttaaatatgTAAGTCACAATATGATCAAGTGTTGCGCAACAACCAGTACAGACCATTGTATCTGcaatgaagttttattatttatatttcatattttatatttatctgtAGTAAAATAGGAACTGTTAAATAAAAGTAAccattaaaagaataataatataaaaaatatataaatataatcggTGTCTATCGTGGAATTTAATATAGAAACCTACCttgaaaataatgtaaattctgT contains:
- the LOC100648344 gene encoding crossover junction endonuclease EME1 isoform X1, coding for MITDIVVLSDSNESSLSVQSNSNSRSLSPNYNSSDLEFPAINFHHIINEDDVSKSRNIDITSCSSNFNTNDSSYQTDDKHTANSKNFKQYNVRKFSYNVSNSSDSDEKSSNTERQRKGKGTIRKKSRIELNEEKLKKQERLMREKALKAIAVKKSKDIKPGECMKFIEVVLDNDIKNVVPITDIIDTLRNAGVKYTVKTEFISNSITWKRSIENSYIDDTNKICTVTDVEKIGQILIIWNWDEAVIKVTDGSFCTSISSIKSSLPDYKITLVIFGIEDYFACREQRRNSKESRTRKKTYIEKYHQMSTYPHKISRKHLETCLNEIQIISDCSSRLINNSQDLALMIYQYTKAIAEIPHKSEKNKNLTNKFDWYVMGDNRNTVKVDKSGNGLKRLWQQQLCQFNLSSLEIAEAICSVYPSPANLIEAYMNCTDTEGVNLLKDIPIRRAAGPLTTVRKVGPELSKKVYLMFSSKNGENVLS
- the LOC100648344 gene encoding crossover junction endonuclease EME1 isoform X2; the encoded protein is MITDIVVLSDSNESSLSVQSNSNSRSLSPNYNSSDLEFPAINFHHIINEDDVSKSRNIDITSCSSNFNTNDSSYQTDDKHTANSKNFKQYNVRKFSYNVSNSSDSDEKSSNTERQRKGKGTIRKKSRIELNEEKLKKQERLMREKALKAIAVKKSKDIKPGEYIIDTLRNAGVKYTVKTEFISNSITWKRSIENSYIDDTNKICTVTDVEKIGQILIIWNWDEAVIKVTDGSFCTSISSIKSSLPDYKITLVIFGIEDYFACREQRRNSKESRTRKKTYIEKYHQMSTYPHKISRKHLETCLNEIQIISDCSSRLINNSQDLALMIYQYTKAIAEIPHKSEKNKNLTNKFDWYVMGDNRNTVKVDKSGNGLKRLWQQQLCQFNLSSLEIAEAICSVYPSPANLIEAYMNCTDTEGVNLLKDIPIRRAAGPLTTVRKVGPELSKKVYLMFSSKNGENVLS
- the LOC100648344 gene encoding crossover junction endonuclease EME1 isoform X3 is translated as MITDIVVLSDSNESSLSVQSNSNSRSLSPNYNSSDLEFPAINFHHIINEDDTDDKHTANSKNFKQYNVRKFSYNVSNSSDSDEKSSNTERQRKGKGTIRKKSRIELNEEKLKKQERLMREKALKAIAVKKSKDIKPGECMKFIEVVLDNDIKNVVPITDIIDTLRNAGVKYTVKTEFISNSITWKRSIENSYIDDTNKICTVTDVEKIGQILIIWNWDEAVIKVTDGSFCTSISSIKSSLPDYKITLVIFGIEDYFACREQRRNSKESRTRKKTYIEKYHQMSTYPHKISRKHLETCLNEIQIISDCSSRLINNSQDLALMIYQYTKAIAEIPHKSEKNKNLTNKFDWYVMGDNRNTVKVDKSGNGLKRLWQQQLCQFNLSSLEIAEAICSVYPSPANLIEAYMNCTDTEGVNLLKDIPIRRAAGPLTTVRKVGPELSKKVYLMFSSKNGENVLS